A region of the Corynebacterium falsenii genome:
GCAGCTGTGCACATCTCTACTCAACTCCTCGACACTCGCGCTGGCGCTGGCGGGCAACGCGCGGATGACGATGCACGCCCCCACGGGTACCTCCAACGGCGAACGGCCGGAGGGTAAATCGGCGCCGGCCACCCCGGATCGGTTCTTCAGCACGTCCGCGGCCGCGTGCCGCAGATAACGGGACACGCGATGGCGAGTGACGGCGTTGCCGACAGCCTTGGAGACCACGAGACCCACCCGCGGGCCAGCCCCAGAGCGCTCGTCCACACCGCTGGGGACCTGCTCTGCGCGCCCTGCCCCCTGATATACGTAAACCACCACCGTGCGGCTGCCCTTCTTACGGCCTTTCCTCACCGTCTTGCCAAACAAGGCGGTGGATCGGAGCCGATGCTGCGGGGATAGCACGGTGGTGGTGGTCGACGGCGGGCCCACAATGGCGATGCATCAGCATCGCCGTGGCCCTATTCCGCCTGATTAGGCGGTGAGGGACTTACGGCCCTTACGACGACGTGCGGACACGATGGCGCGACCGGCACGAGTACGCATGCGAGTACGGAAGCCGTGCACGCGTGCACGACGGCGGTTGTTCGGCTGGAAAGTACGCTTGCCCTTAGCCACGGTACTTCACTCCTTTTCATAAAAGATCGCGGGCGCATCATGGGTCATGCGTGCCGCCCGCGATTGAGGTGGACGTGTAAATGCTGACGTCTCAAACATACAGTTCAAACACTCTATGCGGCCACGCGAAGCATCTCACGCAACGCTGCACATCATCAGCATGGACGGTAACCGATGAGCAACACAGCCCGCTCTCACTCGCGCTTACCCATAAAAGCCGCCACCACCGCGCACTCGCGGGAGGAAACCTCTAAGGGCAAACAAGCTGAGCGTGCAGTCGCAGCACAGGTTAGCCATAGACATTCCAAGGATACGTTGTTAGCGCGAGGTATTCAAAATTGGTCACCCCTGCCTCCACAAGCCCGTCACCTGTGTGTTTGCTGAATTGACCTCCGCCTGTGGATAACTCGACTACCCCCAAACTTTAAAGTTCTACTTTAGCCATTATTGCTGCAGCTCAGAGCCACATTTGCCCGGAATTAGGAGTTATCCACAGGAAGGTAGTAGCTTGGGGATAACATGTGAATAAAAGTTATCCACAGGTGTGGACAACCCTGTGGAAACGCAGCTTATGACCCTTTTGGGTCTGTGCACATAGCGGTGGATAGCGCACATCCTTTTGACAGATGCCATTCATCTGCCGTTTACCCGCCGCTACCCCTGAAACGGAGCAACGATTTGATTCGATGGTTAACAACGCACCACCGGACTAGCTCCTGACTGTCCCTCCACCACAGGGGCACAAAACCCCAGACCACGTAACCCAACCACATCCGGAACTGACCTGCCCCCATGACTGAACCTGACTTCCCGCTTCGCGAACACTTCCCCGACATGTGGAACGCGATTGCCGCCGACTGGAAAGCTGCCCCTGAGGACAGCGATTACCCACACTTGAGCTCACGCCAGCGCAGCCTGCTGAGCAAGTTCACGGCCGTGGGCCTCATGGGAAGCATCGTGGTCTTCGAAGCCGATAGTGGTTACACCAAGCAGGAAGTCGAACGGAAGCTCTCCAGTGCCATCAAACAGGTGCTGAAATCCAAGCTCGGGATGGATGTCACCCTCGCGGTGAGCAGCCACAACAATGCTCAGTCGCCGGCCGGGGGCCACGACGAACACGATGATGAGCACCACGCAGATCATCACGGTGATCACGCGGATCACGATGATCACACTCCAGACAACGACGCGGACCACGGCGAGCACGATCAACACACCGAATCTAGCGACCCCCGTTCGCCACGCCCCACCGGCACCCCGGCGCACTTGGCATCTCCGTCCCACCGTCAGCCACACGGCCCATCCCAGGGTTCAGGATCTTTTTCGCAGGTCACTTCCGGTATCGACGCCGCTACGAACACCCCGGATCAGACTGGGCGAAGCGACAGTCACGCCGACCGATCTCCCCGCACGGCTGCGGATTTCAGCGACTCCGAAATGTCGGCTGTCCACCCGGGGGGAGCTGTGGGCGTCGGCGGACAACGGCCACAACCCAGGCCGGGCGGGCGACAACCAGGATCGCCCAACCAGGCCAGCGAACTGGATGTTCCGCTCAACAAGGACTACACCTTCGATAACTTCGTGGTCGGTTCGTCCAATAACTTCGCCGCGGCCGCCTGCCGTGCCGTGGCGGAAGCCCCCGCGCGTTCCTATAACCCGCTGTTCATTTGGGGTGAGTCGGGGCTGGGCAAGACCCACCTGCTGCACTCGATCGGGCACTACGCGCGCCAGCTGTACCCGAACATGCGGGTGCGCTACATCAGCTCGGAGGAGCTGACCAACGACTTCATTAACTCCATCGCCAACGACAGGCGCGAGGCCTTCAAGCGGAATTACCGCAACCTGGACATGCTCATCGTGGACGATATCCAGTTCCTCCAGGGCAAGGAATCCACGCAGGAGGAGTTCTTCCACACATTCAACGCGCTGCACCAAGCCAATAAGCAGATCGTGCTCAGCTCGGACCGCCACCCGCGGCAGCTCACCACCCTAGAGGATCGCCTGCGCACGCGCTTCGAAGGCGGCCTGATTACTGATATTCAGACTCCCGATCTGGAAACACGCATCGCCATCTTGACGAAGAAGGACGAGGCCGAGGGCGTCTACCTTCCGGAAGAGGTCAAGGAACTCATCGCCAGCCGCTACGAGAAGTCCATCCGCGAACTCGAGGGTGCACGCATCCGCATCACGGCGCACTGTTCCATTAACAAGGAGCCGATTACCGCCGAGGTTGCGGAACGGGTCATGCGGGACATCCTGCCCGAGGACCAGGACGTGAAGATCGTCCCGCAGCACGTCATCGACATCGTGGCCGAATACTTTAACCTCACCGAGGATGACCTGCTGGGCAAGAGCCGCTCCAAGCGGATCGCTCAGCCGCGCAAGATCGCCATGTACTTGTGCCGGGAACTCACGGATTTATCGCTGCCGAAGGTGGGGGAGTCGTTCGGCAACCGTGACCACACGACCGTGATGCATGCGGAACGCGGCATTCGCAAGGAGATGTCCTTGGACAAGAAGGTGCTCGATCAGGTGCAAACCTTGTCGCAAAAAATCAAGGTGTATGCCCGAGGCTGATCCCCCAATCGTTCGAAAGCGGCGTTTTCGAACGCAGTAATCCACAGTTATCCCCAGTTTTGCTGAGTTATCCACAGGCAACCTGGGGATAACTTCGTGCGGCATGACCTGAACTTCCGGAGTGCCCGCGCGAGTTATCCACAATTCCACAGGGTTTTCCACAGGTGTAATTACAAACTTGTAATTCCGGGGGATACCCCTTCGGAGAGGATTTCTGCACTACAGGGCTGTAATTACAACTCCTGCCTGGGGATAACCCCCGTTTTCGCTGGGGATCAGGCGGTGGACAGCGTGTGGATAACTCGGCCGCGTCGCGTTTTCTCCCCACCCTGGCTACAGTTGTACACACGGCATACACAGGGTTAAGAACAGGTGGAAATATCCTGTGAACAGCAGAGATAGTGAGTTATCCACAGGTTCCACAAGACCTACTACACCTACTACATCTCTCTCTAAGAAAAATAACGAGAAATAGGGCGTGTGGGATAACCTTGGAACCATCGAAACCACACGAAAAGATGGAAGCTAGAGACAATAGATGAGCATGGACCAAACAGTGAGCTTCGTTGTTCCCAAGGATGACTTCTCGTCTGCCCTGGGCTGGGTAGCACGATCCTTGCCGAGCAAGCCCACGCAGCCGATCCTG
Encoded here:
- the rnpA gene encoding ribonuclease P protein component, which codes for MLSPQHRLRSTALFGKTVRKGRKKGSRTVVVYVYQGAGRAEQVPSGVDERSGAGPRVGLVVSKAVGNAVTRHRVSRYLRHAAADVLKNRSGVAGADLPSGRSPLEVPVGACIVIRALPASASASVEELSRDVHSCIRRALAA
- the rpmH gene encoding 50S ribosomal protein L34; the protein is MAKGKRTFQPNNRRRARVHGFRTRMRTRAGRAIVSARRRKGRKSLTA
- the dnaA gene encoding chromosomal replication initiator protein DnaA, with the protein product MTEPDFPLREHFPDMWNAIAADWKAAPEDSDYPHLSSRQRSLLSKFTAVGLMGSIVVFEADSGYTKQEVERKLSSAIKQVLKSKLGMDVTLAVSSHNNAQSPAGGHDEHDDEHHADHHGDHADHDDHTPDNDADHGEHDQHTESSDPRSPRPTGTPAHLASPSHRQPHGPSQGSGSFSQVTSGIDAATNTPDQTGRSDSHADRSPRTAADFSDSEMSAVHPGGAVGVGGQRPQPRPGGRQPGSPNQASELDVPLNKDYTFDNFVVGSSNNFAAAACRAVAEAPARSYNPLFIWGESGLGKTHLLHSIGHYARQLYPNMRVRYISSEELTNDFINSIANDRREAFKRNYRNLDMLIVDDIQFLQGKESTQEEFFHTFNALHQANKQIVLSSDRHPRQLTTLEDRLRTRFEGGLITDIQTPDLETRIAILTKKDEAEGVYLPEEVKELIASRYEKSIRELEGARIRITAHCSINKEPITAEVAERVMRDILPEDQDVKIVPQHVIDIVAEYFNLTEDDLLGKSRSKRIAQPRKIAMYLCRELTDLSLPKVGESFGNRDHTTVMHAERGIRKEMSLDKKVLDQVQTLSQKIKVYARG